The genomic stretch GTGTTTATGAATTATATGATTGAATGTATAGTAAAATATCGAATATGATAAaatttatgatcattattgttttaaatataaaaatttgttaATCATGTTTATTGTATTAACTCAAATATGTAGTGTGCTcattgaaaatttgaaataaaagtGAAACTTTAAATTGTATTTCTTGTtattaaatgaaattaataacAAACGTTGAATGGTTTAAAATGTTTGTACAAAATACAAAGTAACTCAATGACTACATTGTCATGATTGTGTGAtagtttattaaattattaaaaataaataaaagatatattaGTGTATGTGTTTGattattcaaaattaataaaatgtaataTCTTGCAATTATTTGATGAAATGATTGACAAGGATACGATGTTGAAGACATCGTGTAGGGATGTGATACAAGCTCATATCTTATTAATCACCAATGATGGAAACTCAACTCACAATTATTTAACATCAAGTCTTGAGTTCATTGATTAAAGTACATTATTAGAGTGATTGAAGTACTTGACAAAAGATACATCCCAAGGGTTAAAAGTACTTGGAACATAAGAATAAATGCGGTAGGACGAGGTTTTCGTCTTAATAGACATATGGCATATGTTTGCTCGAATGCTTAATTATGGGTGCAATTCTGATATAGTCTACCTATACGAGAATGAAGTGGAGCCGCTTCATAGAGTTAAGGGGCTTTACTCTTAAATTCTCATGAAAATGATATGTGATACAAGACCGTATTAAATGTGTctgttttataattttttgataGTACCGAGAGAGTTATGGAGAGATATTTTGAATCAAGAGTGACATTATTCAGAGATTTTGATGGAGAGATATTGAATCATAAATCTTCAATCGAGATGGATTGAACTGATCCTAAACATGTTTTAACTTCTTAAGTTGGGTCCGAGACTGACCTAAGGATTACCGACATAAGAAGTTTTAACTTCTTAGGTCGGATTTTGAACTGACTTAAGAACATTTTATTAGGTCGGGTTTAAAAGTTGATGACTTAATAAGTCTAACCCTAAGAAAGCTCTTATGCCATATATAACCGACCTAAGAAATTTCTTTCTTAAGTCGGATGAATTTAACCGACTTAAcaaggttttgttttttttttggatgGCACATATATATACTTTTATGTAAGACTAACCATTAACCCCAACATATATCGGCACAgcagaaaaatttaaaatattaatacatCATATAATCATTTTGTTCCATATATTTcacccaaacttcaaaataaagcCAAGTAAAAATATTGTTcacccaaacttcaaaataaaacCAAGTGAAACTATTGTCATACCACATAGCTAAAGTGTTACAATAGGTTTCACGAAAATGTTGTCATCCAAAATGTTGAAATTgtcatataaaatataaaaatgttgcAGTAAAATGTAAACTCAATAGAGATAACTCTTGTTTAATGAAAAAGCATAAACAAGAGTAACTACAAACATCAACTAAGTACTAGTCAAAATACAATCAAAACAAGATACCATAAAGATTGGCCAAAAAATATCATATGATCTACCAAACACAACCAACATACAACATCCAACATAGAATTGCACATAATTCATATCATTGTCTCCACTTGCTTCAATATGTTCCAATATCATATTTTCACAACGCTCTTGAACATTTTTAACTTCCTCTTTTTGAAATGGATTTGAATCCCGAAATATCTGGATAAATAAATGTTGACAaaacattaaattattatatcaacataaaaaataataattaattgataCAACTTGTTAAAACTATTCTACTACTTACTTGAGTCTATGAACCAACAATAGTAGCGGATATAATGTTCAACATGTGAACCATGATGTAATAGCCGCACTCATAACTAGTTGTTTTTTACTCTAAAATTTAATATCAAACATGAACGTCTAATcagtaaatattattaaaaaactaTTATAGAATATGAACGTCTATTTAGTAAATATGGAATTACTCATTTAAATATAAAGGTAACTTACGGTGGGATAGAACCATTCTACTTTCTTCTGCTTTCTCACACGTTGTAGTTTATTATAAGCTTCCAATGTACTACAATTTTTATTTATACATATATCAAAATATTCATgtactatttttaatatatttttattcataaaaattatcTATGTCATACCATCAAAAGAActtagctactatacacatctgATGCTATAGTAATTctataataaataacaaaatttcacACAAATACCATATAAACTCGTGGTGCTAGCTTGATATTTAAGAATCTCTAATCTCAATTATACTCCTACATTATGTATTCACGGGGTTACTGAACTAATTAATTTTTAAGTAACATTTCATAATCTAAACACATATCAATGCCCTTTAACCTCACTAGTTTTTCATCATTTAAATTAATACTACTCCACAAGCATCCTATAGCAAAACTAACTATAGTTTTGTGAAATGGCTTCTAAAATTAGTGTTGCTTTTTTTCTATGTCTCAATTTTTCTTCATCACTATTGTGAACTTCAACTATGTTGTCCCTGTAATCCCAATTCCAAACTCAATAACTTACCATTTTCCAAAGGTTATATGTGTTGTAAACTAACTTAAATTAGGTGTGTGTGCAAATGTGTTACTGTTACTTCACAATCATTTTGCGCCAGAAAATGAAAACATAAGATTCTATAACAAACTTAAGCACCATACAGATTTAACTTGATAATCACAAACATATACATTTTCTTCACAAAAACTAGGATAATCATGATTTTGAAATTCATGTTGCAATATCAACAAACAACAAATATAGCTCGCTCATTAAAAGATAAATCATTCAAAATATTAAGAATGATAAACACAAAACAACATAGTTGAATCAATTGACACATGTAGTATATACTTACATTTTAACAATGTCATAGATTTTTTTATCTGGCTTCTTTCCCAATGAACATAAAAAGGCTACTTCAAGCTTCTGAGGATTAATGATGAACAATTGCCAATGATGACTACAAGGGTAAAATACAATTTAATGGGTTAAGTAAATTTCTATCAATTATAAGTGATTAACTATTACAAGAAAAAAATTCTTACTTGCTAAAATAAGGAGCAAGGTAACATTCTTTGATATCATCACACATCTTCTTTTGCATGTAGGATTGAACACTACCTCGCTCATTTTGACTATGAGTGAAATGCGGATCCATAAATCCTTAAACACTATTGTTGCCTAATTCCATACAGAGGCGGTGTAGATATCTAAACAATATTGAAAGATATTTACATTATAAATGAAATTAAGTAAATGTTAGTTTAATAAATTTACAAATAACCTATACTTACATGAGCCACACTTGTAAAACAGTGATGCCTAAATCTTTTGTACCCATACACAAGTCTACAATATCTTCTCTTGGGAGCTCAATAATGGCATTTGTCTCACCGAATTCACCATTAAACTTCAAAGTTTGATCCATAAACATTGCCTTTACCCCTAATTTTTTACAGATAGGTTCCGACTTTTTTGGTGGAGCATCATATTTCTTAACCAAACATGtgaaatatgataaaatattagACAAGATATTTAAAAGGTCTCAATTGTCTACAAAGAGAATAATAACGGTAATGAATACCTTCTTAGAAGTAAGTTGCAAAAGTCTTTTTGGCCATTGAATGAAAGTATTAGAGGCATCACCAACCGTGGTAACCTCATCCGTGGGAACCGGTACTTTAGCATTTGCATACATCACTTTGGTAACAGCCACTCTCACCATATCATTATTGAGCACCTGATTTTGTATATTGGGCCCTAACATATACACATTAGCATATGCCACTACACGAGTGTTTCCATCAATATACAATTCACACTCTTCAGGAATATCCTCTTGATCATCATCTTGTATATGAGGCACCTCTGAACAAGTACCATTTGCGCTCGCATATTGTAGAGTGGTATCAGAAGAACAAATTGGGTCATTTCTGGATTTTTGAGAGAAAGCTGGCAAAGATGATATATCCCGCATCACCTGCTCTCTAATATCCTTAATAAGCTCAGCCTTAATAGTCTCTATTTGGTATTTATTCATAACAGGCGGGGGACAAGAACATTTACGAGAATGAGATCCAAAGAATTGTCGAATCCCCACACCTCGACCAACAGCACGAACACGACCAGGGTGCTCATCATACCCTGTGGCTTCAGTCAAAATATCTTTCCGTCCTTGTGGGACAAAGGTCCCTTCTAACACTAGAGAATCCTACAAATATCATCAGTCCAACATcaataaatagtaaaataaacagATCAATATATCAGTAAAACAACGTCagttcactagtacaaaaatgttaatttacacctgttttttattaaatttacacccattatttttaataaaaatcgggtgtatatccacagggtgagaaatgtctaacgcatttacaccctattttaaaacgggtgtaaatacgttcgtaattactccctattttaagaatatcgggtgtaaatatgttctacgttacaccctattttaacaaaaatcggtgTAATTTGaagtaattacgtttttaattacaccctattttaacaaaaatcgggtgtaattacgtttttaattgcaccctattttaataaaaatcgggtgtaattggacgtaattacgtttttaattacaccctgttttaataaaaatcgggtgtaattgggtataattatatttttaattacaccctgttttaataaaaattgggtgtaattgggcataattacgtttttaattacaccctattttagtaaaaatcgggtgtaattgagcgtaattaagttttaattacaccctgttttaattaaaatcgggtgtaattacgttttaattacactctgttttaattaaaatcgggtgtagatatgttcttaattacaccctattttaataaaaatcgggtgtaaatatgtcatttatgaatgaacaattatattatatttaaatctatttacaccctatttcatatacaccatttacaccctatttcatatacaccatttagttatatttcattttcagtcataatattgcaaatactataaaatcatattttaactaagtcaaaatatttttaatattaaccaaaaagtatacaatatcatgtgcattcataatatttcaagtactataaaatcatacacataaaaattatattttaaccaagtcataacactttcttcatatataattttacgccatgcttgacggttagcttcggtgttctctagtccaattgaattcaaccgctttccacatgtagcattggattcatccatggccaaaataccacgCCCTGGAGAAGCAATTGCTTTCCACAATTCGATCCGGAGGAAGACCTTCTACATTCGTGTACACCGACTTCATCTTCTCAAGCAAAGTCTACAAAATTATTCATTATATAGCAATTCAAAGCCAAACAACAAACCTCTAATTTCTTAAAAACTACGAGGTTAAAAAATGTTTTACCGTTTTGCCAGCCTTGTCAATCCCTAAAATGAGTACATGAAGCTTTAACTTGTTGAACATGTACTGCCAAAGTCCATAAAATAATGAAAGCATCCTTTGTTGAGAATGTTATCACAAAAAGTGGCAAGAAGTTCTGGACTAGAGTTTCCAGCAACACCTTTGTTGCAAAAGACCTCAAAAGCCTCTTTAAGAGTCTATATGATCAAATCTTTCAGATTTACATGCACATCAATCAAACATAACTGTAAAAAAAAACCAAGAACAATCATGTAAGACCGTTTTCACTaacatattaaatatttcaactatAGTAATTACTTTGATTTTTTTATCGACTAATTACTTAGATATATATTAGTAAGTTGTATATAGAACTCAAGACAGAAAAATTAACAGAAAAGAATGACTCACCGAGTAAGTAATGAATTGAAACTACTTTCTCGGGTATAATCTTATCTTCAAACTCAAATTATAGTTTCTAGTTGAATCGGAACTCATGGAAAGAATTAATCGACGGACACGGGCTGCATGTTTTCAGCTTCTGTCCTAAGGTTAAGTAATGCAATTATGTGTCTTTTTTTATCATTATAGTAGATTATAGCGGAAAAACCTGCAATTATATATCGGCCGCTTTGCGGCACCATTATAGCAAATTATAGCGGAAAAACCTGCAATATTTACCATCGTAGTGAGCTCAAAAACCACCCGCCATAGCGACCATGGTGCCGCTGTTTGATAACACTTATGCTAGTAGATTAGTTCAAACAAGTCAATTCAAACAGACTCCAAGTTACATTTGGGAAAGGGATTGAGATAATTGAGAAGAAAACAATGGTTGAAATTTATGTTCATCTAATATAATTTCTCGTGTGTATTTGACAGAGTATCAACTAGTGACTCAAGTTGATAGCATGgtttatgaatatttttaaaaatgtaacaaaataaaaacttaagTTCTCACTTTGGTCAAACTAAAAGTAAGAGAGCTTTCTAAGGAAGGGTTTTAAGGCATACTTGAGAGCATGTAATACTGTCTTCAACGTTATGCCTGTTCCAACTATTGTCATCTGTATAAGCTTCCCAGCATGAAATGGAAATGCTTTGGTCCAAAATCATCGAACCCTGAACAAGAATATATGCAAATTAGCAAACACATTTAAACCAGGACAATTTCATGTTACTGAATAGGTAATGTTCTGCAATAAAACAAGATGGATTGAATTGAACAGGTAGAAATATCACAATATATTAAGCTAAAATATACTCTTGAATGTAATTGGTGAAATTTTAACGACTTGACAAAGAAGGTAAGAACCTTACATTAAGtttcttcatatataagttttcttcttctttgatttttgttttggcAACATTTCTATATCTTTATCCTCTTCAACCATTTGTATTTGATCTTGTAGATTTTGCTCCTCAACCTCGAGAGCATTGGAGAGATGATCGAGTTGTGGACGATAATTGATGAGGTTTTGATTGGCGATAACAAACTCAATGACACCTAGACATGTTCCACTTCCTCTTTCGAACACAGGAAGTGCTAGAAGAGAACCATACTGCTGCTGCTGTTGCTGATGTCGCGGATACTCGTGGCTTCTAAAGAATCGAACATGAACATTCATGTTTGGATTCACAGAAATCGGAACAGATGAACTGGAATCCTGCTGCAGATAATGAATTCATAAAGACTAGGATTCTCTTTCAAAATCTCTTCAGTTAGATACATGTATCTCCTCTTGATCATAAATTTATCACCTGAAATAGTTATAAATAAATTACATTAGTACAAGTGTACAACAATTTTTTAGAAACTCCAAAAGCAATTACATGATAACATATTTATCACGAATAGTAACTTCTACGAGTAATACTTACACATGCGTTGGAATTTCTCCTTGAGTACAGTTTTGTGCTCACTGTTAGTGATCTTAAAGTAAAAATCAGGATATGTGCTTT from Vicia villosa cultivar HV-30 ecotype Madison, WI linkage group LG4, Vvil1.0, whole genome shotgun sequence encodes the following:
- the LOC131598230 gene encoding uncharacterized protein LOC131598230; protein product: MMAEKLKERQEAAEGSEVPSPSPPQRHEKWKRARLKPSGEYTSEDARRVAEKIDSLVLEGTFVPQGRKDILTEATGYDEHPGRVRAVGRGVGIRQFFGSHSRKCSCPPPVMNKYQIETIKAELIKDIREQVMRDISSLPAFSQKSRNDPICSSDTTLQYASANGTCSEVPHIQDDDQEDIPEECELYIDGNTRVVAYANVYMLGPNIQNQVLNNDMVRVAVTKVMYANAKVPVPTDEVTTVGDASNTFIQWPKRLLQLTSKKKYDAPPKKSEPICKKLGVKAMFMDQTLKFNGEFGETNAIIELPREDIVDLCMGTKDLGITVLQVWLIQNERGSVQSYMQKKMCDDIKECYLAPYFSNHHWQLFIINPQKLEVAFLCSLGKKPDKKIYDIVKITLEAYNKLQRVRKQKKVEWFYPTTQIFRDSNPFQKEEVKNVQERCENMILEHIEASGDNDMNYVQFYVGCFTLVYAFSLNKSYLY